One part of the Numenius arquata chromosome 24, bNumArq3.hap1.1, whole genome shotgun sequence genome encodes these proteins:
- the WNT2B gene encoding protein Wnt-2b: MLSPNRLEASPGIALAPGRAECGAFPRTAGAAPRLCLPLVLLLLALTPRADSSWWYIGALGARVICDNIPGLVNKQRQLCQRYPDIMQSVGEGAKEWIRECQHQFRHHRWNCSTLDRDHTVFGRVMLRSSREAAFVYAISSAGVVYAITRACSQGDLKACSCDPLKRGRSKDERGEFDWGGCSDNINYGIRFAKAFVDAKEKKVKDARALMNLHNNRCGRMAVKRFLKLECKCHGVSGSCTLRTCWLAMSDFRKTGDYLRKKYNGAIQVTMNQDGTGFTVANKNFRKPTKTDLVYFENSPDYCVMDKSAGSLGTAGRVCNKMSRGTDGCEVMCCGRGYDTTRVTRVTKCECKFHWCCAVRCKECEDTVDVHTCKAPKRAEWLDQT, translated from the exons ATGCTCAGCCCAAACCGCCTGGAAGCGTCTCCTGGGATTGCCTTGGCCCCCGGGCGTGCGGAGTGCGGAGCCTTCCCTCGGACGGCGGGCGCGGCCCCCCGGCTTTGCCTGCCCCTCGTCCTCCTCCTGCTCGCCCTGACGCCCCGCGCCGACTCCTCGTGGTG GTACATCGGGGCGCTGGGCGCGAGGGTGATCTGCGATAACATCCCCGGGCTGGTGAACAAGCAGCGGCAGCTCTGCCAGCGGTACCCCGACATCATGCAGTCGGTCGGGGAGGGAGCAAAGGAGTGGATCCGGGAGTGCCAGCACCAGTTCCGGCACCACCGCTGGAACTGCAGCACCCTGGACCGGGACCACACTGTCTTCGGCCGGGTCATGCTGCGAA gcagcagggaggccGCCTTCGTCTACGCCATCTCCTCGGCCGGCGTGGTGTACGCCATCACGCGGGCCTGCAGCCAGGGCGACCTGAAGGCCTGCAGCTGCGACCCGCTCAAGAGGGGCCGCTCCAAGGACGAGCGCGGGGAGTTCGACTGGGGCGGCTGCAGCGACAACATCAACTATGGGATCCGGTTCGCTAAAGCCTTCGTGGACGCCAAGGAGAAGAAAGTGAAGGACGCCCGGGCGCTGATGAACCTGCACAACAACCGCTGCGGGAGGATG GCTGTGAAGCGGTTCCTGAAGCTGGAGTGCAAATGCCACGGGGTGAGCGGCTCCTGCACACTAAGGACTTGTTGGCTGGCAATGTCAGATTTCCGAAAAACGGGGGATTACCTAAGGAAGAAATACAACGGGGCCATCCAGGTGACGATGAACCAGGACGGCACTGGCTTCACGGTGGCCAACAAGAACTTCAGGAAGCCCACGAAGACAGACCTGGTGTATTTTGAGAACTCACCTGATTACTGTGTGATGGACAAGTCAGCAG gcTCCCTGGGCACGGCCGGCCGCGTCTGCAACAAGATGTCCCGCGGGACGGACGGCTGCGAGGTGATGTGCTGCGGGCGGGGGTACGACACCACCCGCGTCACCCGCGTCACCAAGTGTGAGTGCAAGTTCCACTGGTGCTGCGCTGTGCGCTGCAAGGAGTGCGAGGACACTGTGGACGTGCACACGTGTAAAGCACCCAAACGGGCCGAGTGGCTGGACCAGACCTGA